The genomic stretch AGTTCCAGCGTGAAGTCGCACTCCTCGGCCACGCGCGCGGCTTCGGCGAGCAAGCCGGGCCGGTCGCCGAACAACGCCGCCATCTCTCGCGGGCTCTTCAACGTCGCTTCGTAGTTGGAGTTGTCGCGATGATGCTCAGAGAGAGGAACGAGTTTGCGCATCGCGTCGAGCACGTCGCCGAGGAACGCGTCGGCCGGAGTGAGAGCGCGCGCGCCCGTCGTCGCAACCGCGCGCAATCGCAGATCCTCGGCGAAAGCCGCCGCGCGCGCGGCAATCACATCGTCTCCCGGCTCGAGCCGGTTGCGGACTTCCACCAGCAACCGCCGGAACCCAAAGATCTCGAGCCAGTCGCGCACGCAGTCGCGCGCACCGTCGACGGAACGGCGCGCGATCAGACGCCCGGCGTCACTCTCGGGCCCGAGCATGCAGAAGAGCCCGTCGGAGTGCGCGCGCAGATCCTCTACCGTCGCGCACGGATCTGCGCGCTCACCACGATGGTGCGCGGCGGTAAGGATGCGGCAGAGGTTCTCGTACCCTTTGCGATCGCGTGCGAGCATCGTGACGACGAAGCGATCCTCGCGCGCAACCGCTTCGTCGTGCGCGGTCGTCAGACGCGCGCCGTAGATCGGTTTGATGTCGTACGCCGCACACGCTTGCGTGAAGCGCACAGCGCCGGCGAGTGAATCGCGATCGGTCAACGCGACCGCATTCATGCCGAGGTCGCGCGTACGCGCAGCGAGTTCGTCCAAACGAATCGCACCTTCGCGCAGCGAGTACACGGAGCGGACGGAAAGATGAGCAAACGGAGACGTCACGACAGATCAGTCCCAAACGCGAAGCATCGACCAGATCCCGGTGCGCATGTCGCGCGCCAGTTCGTACATGCCGTCGGAACCGCCGGAGCGCACCGCCGTCACCCGCACGACCTCGCGCGCGCGCCCGCCGGCCCAGGGCTTGTCGGTCGCGTCCGGAACCTCCCACCAACCGCCGGCCTCGCGCCATTTGTGCGACACCGCGCGCACCCGGTAATGGGCGCCACGCCATCGAAATGCCGTCGGTGACCCTTCGGATGACTCGACCTCGATGGGATCTGCGTAACGCTTGGACATCGATATGCCCGGCCACCCAGCGGCGTGCCGGCCCCCTTGTAGACTCGAACATATGTTCGAGTCCTGAACGATACGCCGCCGGTCGCGCGCGCGTCAAGCAGTTACAAGGAACCGTCCCATCTTCCTGGAAAACCCCCCGATTTCAGCATGGACCCACCCGAGGCGATTCGATCTACTGGGCCACATGGATACCGCACGAAAGGCGGAGACCCTCACCGAGGAACCGCTGATTGAGGCGATCGCCGACATCACCTCGGCCCTGGACCTCTCAGAAGTGCTCGCGCGCACCTTCGCCGGCGTGCGCAGCATCGCGCGCCCGTCCGGCATCGGGATCCAACTCGTCCAAGACGGAATGCTGGTGAGCACCGCATCCGATCCGCCATCGACCGAAGATGCCCCCATCGTCCACATTCCGATCGGCGAGGGAATGACGGGGATCGTCGCTGCAGACAACGAACCGCTCTACATCCCCGACATCTCCCGTGATCCTCGCGTACACGCGAACGGCGCCAGGAGCGCGCGCACATACCTCGTCCTTCCCCTATCCAGGGCCGGCGAGGTGATCGGCGTGATGCAACTTGACTCGCACCGCGAGGACGCCTTTTCACCCCAGGAGCGCGCGCATCTGCTTTCGCTGGCTCCCGTCGTCGCCGCCGCGATCGGAACCGCGCAAGCCATCGAACGCCAACGAGTAGACCTCGAGCGTCAAGCCGAGCAATTGACCCGCGACTTCTTGTCGGTCGTGCGCCACGAGTTGCGCACGCCCTTGACCTCGATCACCGGCTTCGGATTCACACTCGCCCAGCAGGCCGACCGCCTGGACTCCGCAACCGTCGCCGAGATCGGACGGCGCATCCGCAGAGCCGGCGGGCGTCTGGAGCGCATGATCACCGACATGATCGACGTGACCCAAATCGACCACGGAACCATGACGGTCGCAATCGAGCCCGTCGCCGTCGATCTGATCCTTCGCGAAGCCGCCGACGAACAAGGAGACGAGGAGCATCCGGTATCCGTCACCGTCGAATCCGATCTGCCGCGCGCCATGGCCGATGCCCTTCATCTACACCAGATCGTTGCGAATCTGCTCGGCAACGCTCGCAAGTTCTCACCCACCGGAAGCCCCATCAGTCTGCGCGCTTTCCTCGACGAGGACGCTATCGTCATCCAGGTAACCGACCGCGGCGTGGGCATCCCGCAAGATTTGCAGGAACGCATATTCGAGCGGTTCTTCCGCATCGGGAGTCAATCA from Actinomycetota bacterium encodes the following:
- a CDS encoding DUF6504 family protein, producing MSKRYADPIEVESSEGSPTAFRWRGAHYRVRAVSHKWREAGGWWEVPDATDKPWAGGRAREVVRVTAVRSGGSDGMYELARDMRTGIWSMLRVWD
- a CDS encoding ATP-binding protein, producing MDTARKAETLTEEPLIEAIADITSALDLSEVLARTFAGVRSIARPSGIGIQLVQDGMLVSTASDPPSTEDAPIVHIPIGEGMTGIVAADNEPLYIPDISRDPRVHANGARSARTYLVLPLSRAGEVIGVMQLDSHREDAFSPQERAHLLSLAPVVAAAIGTAQAIERQRVDLERQAEQLTRDFLSVVRHELRTPLTSITGFGFTLAQQADRLDSATVAEIGRRIRRAGGRLERMITDMIDVTQIDHGTMTVAIEPVAVDLILREAADEQGDEEHPVSVTVESDLPRAMADALHLHQIVANLLGNARKFSPTGSPISLRAFLDEDAIVIQVTDRGVGIPQDLQERIFERFFRIGSQSRGLGVGLYLARQQCAGMGATIGVHSRPGNGATFTLRLRREH